The genomic stretch AACAGCGCCATCGCTGTGGACCTGCTCGGTCAGATCGCGAGCGAGGACCGGTTCGGCGGCCACATGGTGAACGGCACGGGCGGCCAGCCCGATACCCACATGGCCGCCGCCATGTGCAAGAACGGCCGCGCCATCACCGTCATGCGCTCGACCGCGATGGACGGGACCATCTCGAAGGTTGTCGCGAAGCACGAAGCCGGGACGCTCGTCACCATCCCGCGCTACCTCGCGGACACCATCATCACGGAGTACGGGGTGGCTCGCCTGCTGGATAAGAACCACCGGCAGCGTGCCGAAGAGCTGATTTCGATCGCCCACCCGGATTTCCGGGCGGAGCTCCGAAGGGAAGCCCAAGAGCTCTGGGGGTAAGCGTCAGCCGTCGTTTGCCCGCTGCGTCGCGAGCTCGGCCTCGCGGCGCAGCGCCCACGGCGAGAGCCGTTCATGCCCGATAACAAGCAGGGCCGCACCGATGAGGCTCACCGGGACCACGTTGACCAGGTGCGCGAGGATGGCAAAGCTCAGTGCCCGCGCCTCAGGAACGCCGAAGGGGAGCAGCGATGCCGTCGCAGCGATATGAAAGACCCCGATAGCGCCCGGGGAACTCGGGAGGAGCATCGCCAGGTTGGTCGTGCAGGTGAGCAGGACGGCCACGGCAAACGGCGCGTCGATGTTCAGCGCCTTCATCAGCAGATAGTTGATGGCGAAAGCAGCGACCCACGCCGTCCATGACCAGCCCCAGATGGGGACGACGCGGTCGCGGGCAAACAGCCGGGCGATTCCATCGACGAACGATGCCGCTTCCGCCCGGACGCGCTGGTTCGCCGGGAGCCGGCGTCGCAGCCGTTCCGAATGCGCCACCGCGTTGAGGCGGGTGCGGAAAACCCCAGCGACTGCGATCGCAACCGCAAGCCCCGCGATGACGACCCACGCCGCAGTCTTGAGACCCTCGTACCGCGCCGGGACGGGCAGGAACGGGGCCACCGCGAGAAAGCACAACATCAGGGTGATCGTGTCGGTGACGCGCTCGGTCAGCATCGACGAGAGGACGTGGCCCAGCCGGATTCCTGGCTGCCGGGAGGTCATCGCCACGCGGGCGACGTCCCCGAGTCTTGCCGGCAGGACGTTATTCAGCAGGAAGCTGATGTGGAGAATGCGGTAAAGGCGCGGCGTCGTCACCGGCGATGCCTCGGGCAGGAGCAGGCGCCACCGGACAGTCTTTGCAATGAGCGACGCGACGAGGCAAAGAACAGCGAGCCCGACGAAGACCGGGTCGGCCGCCCGGAGCGAGGTGACGGTCGGCGTCCAGGGGATCACCTGCCATAGCAGCACCACCGAGATGGCGGTGACGGCGAAACCGGGCGCCGAGCTGGCGAGCGAGCGTACCACTGCCCTTTCCCTTCGAATACAGCGTGCCACAACCCTTCCGCTGGGGAAAACCGCGGGCTACGCTGGTAGGCGTGTCGGTCGTTGCTGAATCTCGCGGGACTGCCCGGTGGGGCCGCCTGAAGCTACCGCCCCTGCCCGAGCTGCCCGCGACTCGCTCAGGCCGGGTTCTGCTGGCCGCACAGGCCGCCGTTCTGCTCGCGATGACCGGGACCGTCGCCACGCGTACCTGGCAGGACCATACCTGGTTCGGCTTTCTGCTCGTGGGCCTTGCATTTGCCCTCTGGCTGCCTGAAGCGCGGCAGCGACGGGTTCGGCGCTGGTGGTTCATCTACGTCGCCGGTATCTTCGTTTACACTCTCCTCCGCGCTTACGCAGATGAAGCCGGCGCTCCCGTGCGGGTCGCCTACCCCATCTCGTTCGACCGCTGGCTCTTTTTCGGCACGGACCCGACCCTCTGGCTGCAGCACCGCTTCTTTGACCCGCGCGACATCGGCCTCCTGGACTACCTCGCCGTGGCGACGCACTGGTCGTTCTTCGTGGCGCCCCACGCGCTGGCCGTCGGCGTCTTCGTCCTTCAGCGGCGCCACTTCCCGCGCTTCGCGCTGCTCACCGTCGGGACGATGTGGCTGGGTCTCATCTTGTTTTTCGTTGTGCCGACGGCGCCGCCGTGGTTTGCGTCCGAGGTTGGGGAGCTGGCCGGCGTCCGGCGGATCATGGACTACGTCGGAGGCTCCATTCATGGCAGCGCGTACTCGTCGCTGTATGCCGCGCTCGGCGAGCCGAATTCTGTGGCTGCCATGCCGTCAATTCACATGGCGGTGACATTCGCCATGTACCTCTGGGGACGGCGCCACCTGCCGCGGTTCGCACCGCTCCTGCTTGCGTACTGCGCGGTTATGGCAGTCTCGCTCGTCTACCTCGGCGAGCACTATGTGGCCGACCTGCTCGCCGGCATGGCCTGCGCGGTCGCCGCGTGGCTGGCGGCAGTACGGTTCGCGCCCGAGCTGATCGAGCCGCCTAGGCTGCCCGCTGATACAGGTTCACGCCGGCTGTCCTGAGCCCGATATCGCCTGACCGCATAATCATCTCGCTCCCACCGACGAACAGCACGCCTCCCGGCCGCAGCGCCCTGCTGAATCCCGCGTAGATGTGTTGTTTCGCTTCGTCAGTGAAATAGATGACGACGTTCCGGCAGAGGATGAGGTCGAGGTCGGATGGGTACGGGTCTTTCAGCAGGTCATGCCGGCGGAAGGTGACCTTGCGCCGGATGGCGTCCACCACCCGGTACGTGCCGTCCTCCTGGATGAAGTACTTCTTGAGGTATTCGGGGGGCACCGAACGCACTTCCGACGGGAGGTAGCCGGAGCCGTCTTTCGCGCGGGAGAGGATGGGCATGTCGACGTCGGTCGCGAGGATGCTGTGACGGCCGGCAGAGTCCATCCGGTCAAGGATCATCGCGACCGTATACGGTTCGCAGCCGATCGAGCACCCCGCGCTCCAGATCTTGAGGGTGCGCCGTTCGCGGAGGAGCTGGGGGAACCATTTCGTCTCGAGCTCGCGGAACCGTTCGGGCTGGCGGAAGAACTCGCTGACGTTGATGGTGAGCGTGTCCCGGACTTCGTCGAGCAGCTTCGGGTCGTTCCCAATGGCGCGCGCGAAGGCGCTCCACGACGTGATGCCGCGCCGGGTCATGAGCGAAGCCAGTCTCCGCTTCATCTGTGGCTCTTTGTACTGGCCCAGCGGGACGCCGATAGCTGCCTCGAGCGCCCGTCGGAACGAGAGCCACTGGGGGTCGTGCTCAATCTCCTTCATGATGCCTGCCTCCCCGGCACGCTGGCCGCGAGCGCCTGCGCGATACGATCGAGCGGCAGCTGGCGCGCATGGCGCGTCCGCTCAAACGTGACGCGCGGCATCCCGTATACGACGCTGGTCGCTTCGTCCTGCGCGAAGACGTGCCCACCGGCTGCCTCCACCCGGGCTGCCCCGTCGGCGCCGTCGCGGCCCATGCCGGTGAGGATCGCGACGCTCACCGAGCCACCGAACACCTCCGCCACCGAGAACAGGGTGACATCGACGCTCGGGCGTACGCCGTGGACCGTCGGGCCCTGGTCCAGCCGAACCCGGCGGTCGCGGCCTACCAGCAGGTGGTAGTCGCCCGGAGCCACGAACACCTTCCCGTGGACGAGCTGGTCGCCCTGCTGTGCTTCCGCAACCGGGAGAGGAGACATCCCGTCCAGCCGCCGCGCGAGGGCGCCGGTAAAGCCGGGCGGCATATGCTGCACAACGATAACTGCGGCGTTCAGCCCCGCCGGGAGATTGGGGATGACCTGGGTGAGCGCCGGCGGTCCGCCGGTGGAGGAGCCGATCACCACCACGTAGTTCGCGGGGGTCTGACCGGCCGCCACGGGCAGCCGGACTGGTGGACGGAAGGGAGCAGCGGCAGGAGCTGCAGGTGCCAGTCTGCGCTTGAGGACGCGCGCATGGCTCGCGCGCTGCACTGCTTCGAACAGCTTCTCCCCGACATTCACCAGGTCGGCGCTAAGACCGGAAGGCTTCCCGACACACTCGACCGCGCCGGCCTCCAGCGCGCGAATCGCGGTCTCTGTCCCTTCGTGGGTCAGGGTCGAGACCATCACAATCGGCGTCGGGACGGCCTGCATGATCTCCCGGACTGCTGACACACCATCCATCCGCGGCATTTCGACGTCCATCGTGATGACGTCGGGCCGGAGTTCGAGCGCCTTCTTGACTGCATCGAGCCCGTCCGTGGCGTGTCCCACGACCTGGACGCCCGGGTGCGCCGTCAGCAGCCGCTCGATGGCCCGGCGCATGAACGCTGAGTCGTCCACGATCAGGACGCGAATGGGCCGCGCGGGGGATGGTGCAGGGAATGCCACGGCCGACCCTCCCGGTTAGTTGCAGAGCTTTGAGACGGCGGCAAGGACGCGGTCGGCCTCCGCCGGCTTCACAAGGAAGTCCTTCGCCCCGTTCTTAACGGCCTCCAGCACGATCTGCTGCTGACCAAGCGCCGTCACCATTGCGACCTTTGCGTTCGGGTCGACCTTCCGAATCTCTTTGAGCGCCGTCAGGCCGTCCATCTCCGGCATGGTGATGTCCATCAGGACAGCGTCGGGCTTCACCGCCTGGTACTTCTCGAGCGCCTCCAGCCCGTTCTCCGCCTGGATAACTTCGTACCCGGCCTCCGTGAGGATCTTCGACATCCTCATGCGCATGAAGGCGGCATCGTCGACAACGAGAATGGTTGCCATCGCTTGTCTCCTACAATTCGCTGGCCTGTGAAGCGGCCGTTCGGACGAAGGTTTTGCCGGTGGCGACGTGGACCTCCATCGTGCGGCCTTTCGTGCCTCCGAGGTCCGCCGCGACCACGCGGATGCCGTGGTGCTTCAGCCGTTCGGTTATGGCTTCGGCATTCCGGACGCCGATCTTGAATTTCTCTGCGTTGGCGGCGCCGAGCACCGCAGCTCCGCCTGCAACCTTGACGACCAGCCGCCGCTTTACGGCTCCAGACTCAATGAGCCGCTGGAGCAGGAGGTCCACGCCGGTGTCCGCGAACCTGGCTGGCTCCCGGTCGTCTACCCGTTTGCCGTCCGAAGAGGGCAAAAGAATATGCGCCAGGGCTGCGACCTTCGCTTCCGGGTCGTAGCAGCTGATGCCGACGCAGGAGCCCAGGCCATAGGCAACGAGGATGTCGTTCGGGTCGCGGCTGACAGCCAGTTGCCCGATGCCCACCGAGACTCTTCGGGCTTCGGCAGTGACCGCTGTCATGCTGCTACCCTCTCAAGCGCCCCCAGTGAGGCAGGGTCGGGTGCCACGATCAGGAGCCCGGCAGTCTGACCCTTCTGGTCCTCGAAGACGGCGTCCATCATGACCACGTCGCCCCCCTGCGAGAGGACTTCCGCGTAAACCGTCTCCACGAGCGCGATGGCCATATCGTGAATGACCTGCGGCGGGCTGGGGTGCAGGATAAGATTGAGCCGGTCGGCCAGGGCATTGACAAACGCCGAGCCGACGATGTTCCCCAGCTCCGCAATCGCCGAGCAGGACATCTCATCCGGCTCGCTGGTTGTCCCGGGCGGGTTGCCCACCATCAAGTCGACGCATTCAAGGGCGCGCGGCTCTGGAAACAGGAGCATGACGTGCCCGGTGATGTCCCCGGAAATTGACAGGTACGAGCCGAGGACGACCGCATCCTCCCCGCCCACCGCGTCGCAGGCATCATCCTTGGTGCCGACCCGGATGTTTGGCACGTGGATGGCGATCTCCTGGCCCATCAGTCCGCTCAGGCCTCGGCCCGCGCGGGTCGCCCCATCGGCTGCGACCAGCGTCAGCGTTGGTATCAGGTCATCGACGGCCACAGGTTCCTCCCTCTGGTATGAATGTCGGCACGGGCAACCGTCATGCCGGGACGGCCATGGCAGCCTGTTCGTTGACGAGGCTGGCGATATCAACGATGAGGCCGAGCGTTCCGTCGCCAAGGATCGTGGCGCCGGTCAGCCCTTTCCTGGCTCCGAGCATGTCGCCCAGCGACTTCACGACCACGTCCTGCTCGCCGAGCAGCCGGTCGACGATGAACGCGGCCTGGCGGTCGCCGTGGCGAGCGGCCACGACGAAGTAGCCGTCGGTCGGCAGCACCCGCGGCCGGTGGTCGCCCAGCGCGGCGGCCAGGTCGATCATCGGCAGGAGGCGCTGGCGGAGCCGCAGCATCTTCCGCCCGCCGACCGTGTGGACGTCGGCCCCCCGGTCCGACAGCGCCTCGGTGACCGAGACAAGCGGGATCGCGTACACGGTCCCGTTGGCCGACACCATGAGCGCCTTCGTCGTCGCCAGCGTCAGCGGCAGCTGGATGATGACCTCGGTGCCCTTGCCGGGCGTGCTGCTGACGGTAATCTGGCCGTTCAGGCGCTCAATGTTCGTGCGGACGATGTCCATGCCGACACCACGGCCCGAGACGTCCGTGATTTCCTTCGCGGTCGAGAGGCCCGGCATGAAAATCCACTGGACGACCTGGTCGTCGGGCGCCGCCTCGGCGGCCTCTCGGCT from Tepidiforma thermophila encodes the following:
- a CDS encoding lysylphosphatidylglycerol synthase transmembrane domain-containing protein is translated as MVRSLASSAPGFAVTAISVVLLWQVIPWTPTVTSLRAADPVFVGLAVLCLVASLIAKTVRWRLLLPEASPVTTPRLYRILHISFLLNNVLPARLGDVARVAMTSRQPGIRLGHVLSSMLTERVTDTITLMLCFLAVAPFLPVPARYEGLKTAAWVVIAGLAVAIAVAGVFRTRLNAVAHSERLRRRLPANQRVRAEAASFVDGIARLFARDRVVPIWGWSWTAWVAAFAINYLLMKALNIDAPFAVAVLLTCTTNLAMLLPSSPGAIGVFHIAATASLLPFGVPEARALSFAILAHLVNVVPVSLIGAALLVIGHERLSPWALRREAELATQRANDG
- a CDS encoding phosphatase PAP2 family protein, coding for MTGTVATRTWQDHTWFGFLLVGLAFALWLPEARQRRVRRWWFIYVAGIFVYTLLRAYADEAGAPVRVAYPISFDRWLFFGTDPTLWLQHRFFDPRDIGLLDYLAVATHWSFFVAPHALAVGVFVLQRRHFPRFALLTVGTMWLGLILFFVVPTAPPWFASEVGELAGVRRIMDYVGGSIHGSAYSSLYAALGEPNSVAAMPSIHMAVTFAMYLWGRRHLPRFAPLLLAYCAVMAVSLVYLGEHYVADLLAGMACAVAAWLAAVRFAPELIEPPRLPADTGSRRLS
- a CDS encoding CheR family methyltransferase produces the protein MKEIEHDPQWLSFRRALEAAIGVPLGQYKEPQMKRRLASLMTRRGITSWSAFARAIGNDPKLLDEVRDTLTINVSEFFRQPERFRELETKWFPQLLRERRTLKIWSAGCSIGCEPYTVAMILDRMDSAGRHSILATDVDMPILSRAKDGSGYLPSEVRSVPPEYLKKYFIQEDGTYRVVDAIRRKVTFRRHDLLKDPYPSDLDLILCRNVVIYFTDEAKQHIYAGFSRALRPGGVLFVGGSEMIMRSGDIGLRTAGVNLYQRAA
- a CDS encoding protein-glutamate methylesterase/protein-glutamine glutaminase produces the protein MAFPAPSPARPIRVLIVDDSAFMRRAIERLLTAHPGVQVVGHATDGLDAVKKALELRPDVITMDVEMPRMDGVSAVREIMQAVPTPIVMVSTLTHEGTETAIRALEAGAVECVGKPSGLSADLVNVGEKLFEAVQRASHARVLKRRLAPAAPAAAPFRPPVRLPVAAGQTPANYVVVIGSSTGGPPALTQVIPNLPAGLNAAVIVVQHMPPGFTGALARRLDGMSPLPVAEAQQGDQLVHGKVFVAPGDYHLLVGRDRRVRLDQGPTVHGVRPSVDVTLFSVAEVFGGSVSVAILTGMGRDGADGAARVEAAGGHVFAQDEATSVVYGMPRVTFERTRHARQLPLDRIAQALAASVPGRQAS
- a CDS encoding response regulator — protein: MATILVVDDAAFMRMRMSKILTEAGYEVIQAENGLEALEKYQAVKPDAVLMDITMPEMDGLTALKEIRKVDPNAKVAMVTALGQQQIVLEAVKNGAKDFLVKPAEADRVLAAVSKLCN
- a CDS encoding chemotaxis protein CheD; the protein is MTAVTAEARRVSVGIGQLAVSRDPNDILVAYGLGSCVGISCYDPEAKVAALAHILLPSSDGKRVDDREPARFADTGVDLLLQRLIESGAVKRRLVVKVAGGAAVLGAANAEKFKIGVRNAEAITERLKHHGIRVVAADLGGTKGRTMEVHVATGKTFVRTAASQASEL
- a CDS encoding chemotaxis protein CheC, which translates into the protein MAVDDLIPTLTLVAADGATRAGRGLSGLMGQEIAIHVPNIRVGTKDDACDAVGGEDAVVLGSYLSISGDITGHVMLLFPEPRALECVDLMVGNPPGTTSEPDEMSCSAIAELGNIVGSAFVNALADRLNLILHPSPPQVIHDMAIALVETVYAEVLSQGGDVVMMDAVFEDQKGQTAGLLIVAPDPASLGALERVAA